From one Rhodamnia argentea isolate NSW1041297 chromosome 1, ASM2092103v1, whole genome shotgun sequence genomic stretch:
- the LOC115731041 gene encoding probable prolyl 4-hydroxylase 4 — MFISPFLRSLLLLAICSILAHCLSSRAASASSIISPAKVRQVSWKPRAFVYEGFLTDLECDHLISLAKSELKRSAVADNMSGKSKLSEVRTSSGMFIPKAKDPIVAGIEEKISTWTFLPKENGEDIQVLRYEHGQKYDPHYDYFADKVNIARGGHRVATVLMYLTDVEKGGETVFPNAEDPPRRRASSTDDNLSECAKKGIAVKPRKGDALLFFSLTTEAVPDPISLHAGCPVIEGEKWSATKWIHVDSFDKIIGEGGTCTDMNESCDRWAALGECTKNREYMVGTADLPGYCRRSCKVC, encoded by the exons ATGTTCATATCTCCGTTCTTGCGATCCCTCTTGTTGCTTGCGATCTGCTCGATCCTCGCTCACTGTCTGAGCTCGCGCGCAGCTTCTGCCAGCTCCATCATCTCCCCTGCGAAGGTCAGGCAAGTCTCATGGAAACCCAG AGCTTTCGTGTACGAAGGGTTCCTTACGGACTTGGAATGCGACCACTTGATCTCTCTG GCGAAATCAGAGTTAAAGAGATCTGCAGTGGCGGATAATATGTCGGGAAAGAGCAAGCTCAGCGAAGTTCGGACCAGCTCAGGGATGTTTATTCCGAAGGCCAAA GATCCTATTGTTGCTGGGATAGAGGAGAAGATTTCAACATGGACCTTTCTCCCAAAAG AAAATGGAGAAGATATTCAAGTGCTGAGATATGAGCATGGACAGAAATACGATCCGCACTATGATTACTTTGCTGATAAGGTCAATATTGCCCGAGGTGGACATCGCGTGGCGACAGTGCTCATGTATCTCACTGATGTGGAGAAGGGCGGTGAAACAGTTTTTCCGAATGCAGAG GATCCTCCTCGTCGGAGAGCTTCTAGCACAGATGACAATCTATCTGAATGTGCAAAGAAAGGGATTGCAG TAAAACCGAGAAAAGGCGATGCGCTTCTTTTCTTCAGTCTCACGACGGAGGCTGTCCCCGACCCGATCAGCCTTCATGCGGGTTGTCCAgtgattgaaggcgagaaatggTCAGCAACGAAGTGGATTCACGTGGACTCATTCGACAAGATAATTGGAGAAGGCGGGACCTGCACGGACATGAACGAGAGTTGTGACAGATGGGCTGCACTCGGGGAATGCACCAAGAATCGTGAGTATATGGTCGGAACTGCTGATCTCCCTGGTTATTGTAGGAGGAGTTGCAAGGTATGTTGA
- the LOC115731037 gene encoding histidine-containing phosphotransfer protein 1-like translates to MDPRLRQMQRRWTDCRNSLFREGILDDMFMELQELQDERNPDFIVETVALFFTNSENLIRDLYSELAQQNVGFRRVDARIHQLKGSSSSIGAKRVTNACIAFRDFCRARNLTECLRCLQQLKEELLLVKSKLETLFELENQLVAAGGSIPRVQRSF, encoded by the exons atgGATCCGCGTCTGAGGCAAATGCAGAGGAGGTGGACTGATTGCAGGAACTCCCTGTTTAGAGAG GGGATACTGGATGATATGTTCATGGAGCTTCAGGAACTGCAAGATGAGCGCAACCCAGATTTTATAGTGGAGACGGTGGCTCTTTTCTTCACTAATTCTGAGAACCTGATCCGTGATCTCTACAGCGAACT AGCTCAGCAAAATGTGGGCTTCAGAAGGGTGGATGCTCGTATTCACCAATTGAAGGGCAGCAGTTCCAG CATAGGAGCAAAGAGAGTAACGAACGCCTGCATAGCCTTCCGAGACTTCTGTCGGGCGAGAAACCTTACTGA GTGCCTGCGATGTCTGCAACAACTGAAAGAAGAACTCCTCCTTGTGAAGAGCAAGCTCGAAACTCTCTTCGAG CTGGAGAATCAACTTGTGGCCGCTGGTGGGTCGATCCCCAGGGTGCAACGAAGCTTTTGA